GGTTTTGAATCTTTATATTTAATCTCTGTAAGAGTTCCATTATTTTGGCTGCTGACTCCTTTGATGTTGATCTTGAAATTAACAGGAATCGGTCAAAAAATTTATTTAGAGGTAGCTGTGAGAAGGAAAATCCACTTCCTGCACTGTGATAAAGATTGTAGGGTAGATAACAATAATAATTAAAAATCTATAAGCCTTCTATTCCAGCAGCATTTCTGCGATAAAATCTTCTGTGGTTAATCCAATAGCGAAGAAGTAATTCCTGCTAACAAAATTGTTAAAAGTCCGAGAATATCTGTACTAATTTCTAAAATCATAACTTACAAAAATTGATTACTTAATGTGAGTTTGATTTAAGGATATACATCATAAAACAAATAAACAACTGTAAATCAATTATTTTTATATATTCTGTCTATAATATAATCGCAAAAAACAGCCAACTTCTAAGTCATTAAGGTTTAGATACAAGTAAAAAGCAATTTGAAAACAATATAGATGTCCTGAAAAATCCTACCTTAAGAACAAAACATTCTAATAAACAATGTATTATACCTTTTTCTTATATCGAACTCACGTTACTTAACAAATTACTCTATATAGAGTTCCATCAGATTTCAGTTTTTGCAGTTTGATTTTCTAATAAATGAAGTACATCGCTACGCTTGTAGTAGTTTTTTCGATTGATGTACGAATAAGGCAGTAAATTTCGGTCTTTGTAATTTTGAAGTGTCCGTTTGCTAATGCCCAACAACTGACAGACCTCTTGTGTGTCCAACCATTTTTTGTCCTGACAAATGGCTTGATGTGTTTCTACTACGGACTTTGTTTGTTTGAGTAAGTCCCCTAATTTTTGATTGATTTGTTCAAATATTTTTTTTTCAATAACTATCACCTCCATAATTTGGTATCTTTTTTAGCGAAGATACTTTGAATGCAATTCGGTGAAATAAAGGCGGTCGCTTTTGGAAGTGAGTGGCTGTTTTTGGAAAGGTTTACTATTACTTATAGGTGTGTTGGCTCAATTCTTCGGTGGTGATACAAATATCATAGCCTTTTAATTTCAAGCCTTTTATAAGCTCTCTGTCTCCTGTCCATATTTTATGGTGTGTATGCAGATGTAGTGCAACAAAGAAGACATCATCTATATCAATGTCCTTAACAATATCTACGGCTTTTAGAATGTCCTTTTGAGGAATTTCTTTTGTTTCTATAATGGACACATTTTCCAGTAAATTTTGGAAAATTGCCAAGACCTCTTTTTTGCTTATTTTTAGATAATCTGCAATATCCTGTGCGTGTTCTTTAATTTCTTCAATTAAGTAAGAGGGAGCGGTAAATTGAATAGTTCTTTTTTCTCTTAAAATACTGGCAATTTTACCCTTTGGAGCAATAATAGCACTATAAAAAATATTACTATCGGTAATAACAATCATAGTACAATATTATGCTCTGCGAGTAACCTTTGGGTTAATTTTCTATTGGTTTCTTGCGAGATTTTTTTTATGAAAGAAGCCTTGCTTTCTGTCGTTTTTATAGAAATTTCTTGGTCAATATTAACCACCTTAACTCCTGATTGATTTCTAAACAAATCAACCATCTCCAAAAAGGCTTTTCCTTTTTTGGTATTTGGATTCACTTCTATGGTTAGTATTCTAGGCATAACAGATAAATCTTTTAACAAAGATAAAAAAGATTTTCCATAAAAAATAAAAAATTGAAAAAATATTAGTTTATAATCATTTATTGTTCTTTTGTTCAATTCTCTCAGGTTCTTTTTTATCTGTTTCTTTATTTATACTTCTATAAGATGCAATACTCATTAGTAAACCAAGTAAAATAAATGCCCAAGCAATCAACTTACCAAATTTTTCTAAAATCCTTACGATAACTGCCTTTTCGTAACTTGAAAAGCCTTCTATTCCAGCGGCATTTCTGCGATAAAATCTTCTGCGGTTAATCCAATAGCGTAAAGCAATTCCTGCTAATAAAATTACTATACCAAAATAAAGCCCGAAAGAATCTGTATTAATTGCTAAAATCATAACTTACAAAAATTGATTACTTAACAAAAATAATACATTACCTATAAAAAAACAAAACCCTTGATAAATTCAAGGGTTTGTAGCTATACTAAATTTTATCTGTCATTTTATTCCGTTTTCTCCTCTTTCTTAGCATTAAATTCAAAGCGTAGCTTTTGTTCTTTGCCTTTACTGTCGGCAATCCAAACCTCAAAACTTTGCGTATTGTTAGACAGAGAAGTGTAATACAATCTAAAAGTTCGGTTAGGAATTACATACATATCATTCGGTAAAAAAGGCTCTTGGTTAGCCAACTTTAGCCTACCATTACCCTCAAACTGAAAGTATCTTAATGTATAAATTTCATCTTTGTACTTTTGTTCTGATACGATTTGACAGCGAATTTCTACCGTCTGTTTTTTTAGAATACTCTTAGGAACAGGCATTGTTTTGACTTCAAACGGAAAGTTGGTTTGTATATTCAGTCTATCTTCACAAGCCGTAAGCCCCAATAAAATTATTATTGCTATACTAATTTTTACAAAATGTTTCATCTCTTAATTTTTTTAAAGTTTATAAAGTCATTCTAAATCCTAAACCTATATGCGGACGCAGCTGTTCTCTCTGTGTTCCCCATAGCATTTGTGTTTACCCTTGTAGGAAGACAAGTACATCTCCTACCAGATAACGCTCTAATCGTAGCCTTGCTAATCCTCCATAAATCATAGCATCTTTATTATTGATGACCGCACCATCGAATAGCGTGTGATTTCCTTGATTGATGAGTTCGTAGCCTACTACACCGCTCAATCCAACATTTAGGGATATATTTCGGCTACTATTCCCAACAAGGTTTAACGAGTAACCACCTTCGGAAGTAAAGGTTTCAATGGGTAAATCCTGTTCTCGATAGGTATAAACATTACGAGTGTAAGCCACTGCAAACTGCCAATAATCCCTCTCACGGGTATAGTGAATGTAGCCCAATCGAATATCATAGGCTTTAGTATTGAGTGTTAAGGAAGTTGGAAGCAAGTTTATACTTGCCTCCAATCCTTGTTGCCCAGGGAATAGTTGTTGAGCGTTCAACAGACTTATTCCTCCAAGCCAACCACACATCACTAACAATAATCTTTTCATCATATTATAATTTTAGGTTGAATTGTTGTATTTCTCTTGCGTAAATTAAGTCCTCATTACCAATGGTAAAAGATTGGTAGCGACTGCCGTTTTTCTCGAAGATTTCTACCTTGAGTAATTTATCATCGTCTAAGGTTAATTGTTTTAACATATACACGGCATTGGCTTTACTTCTTGCCTCTACTCTTTGTAGTTCTTGATAAGTGCGTAAAGGCTGAATGGGAATTTCTTGAGCGACTTCCTTTTTTCCTGTGGATTTATCGACGATTTTAAAAGTGATAAAATCCACTTGATAAGGCAGACTACTTTGATTTTTTATACGCATATCAAAGTATAATTTTCCCTGATAAACATAGATTCCTCTAAGTAGAAACTGAATACCTGCATTTTTAGAACCGATATGCTTGATAAAGTTTCGTTTTTGCTGATAAATAGATTCCATAATGAGTTGAGCCACCGCAGGGGATTGGTTTCCGATATCCGTAAACAAAATATCCGTTTTGGCACTAAAATCTTCGGTATTATACTCATTCATAATGCGTTTAAAATCCATTGTGGTCGTTTCGGGAGTCGTGTTATAGAAAATATCAAAATGGTAAAAACGACCGTCTTGGGTAATTACGGATAAATTGGTTGCGGGATGAAAGTCGGGGGTTGTGGCTTTCACACGCAGAACATTTTCCGAATTTTGGGCTTTGTCGGCAATGATATGCTCACTTCCTAAATCTACATAAGTGATGGGCGAAGGAAATATCAAATGTGTGGTTTTGTCATAAGCTACTTCTAAAAAATAAGGTTCAATTTTGCCGGGCGTTTTAGATGTAGATACTTTTGTTTCTGGTATTGTATCATTTGCGTAGTAAATACTGTCCGTTTCAGAAGTTGGCGTTTCTGTTTGTGCATAGACATTCCCGATTGTAAGGAATAAGGTTGCGATTAAAAATGGGTGTAAAGATTTCATTTGTATATATTTAAAAGTTAAAAAAAATTAAGGTTTTGATACTAATAAGACTTGATACCCAGCTTTGACCTTGATTTTAGGGTGGGCTATCTTTTTGGAGATGTAGGAACTGGTACCTTGAAGCAGACCTTTCCCTGCCTCGGATAATATTTGGTCTTTGGCAGAGGAACTAAAAGTGTAATTGGTTCCTGAAGATTGACTCAATCCTGCGGCGATTTCACGAAAAGCATTAGCTCCAGGTGTATAAGGAATATAAAGCCCTCTTTGACCGTCTAAATCGTAGGCAGTTACCGATACGGGAACGATACGCCCTTGATATTCTAATGAACTAATATCTAACAATAGCCGTCCCTCATCTATCTTTGCCATAGCGGTCAAAAGCGTACCTTTAGGCAGTACCATTCCTGCCACTCGGATAGGCTCTAAAAGTCGCAAAGGAATACGGTTGTTTTTATCAATGCGTTGCTCGGTGTGAATACAGGCTTTAATACTGTTTTTGAGTATCGGTTGTTCTTCCTTTTGGCTTTCCATAGAATGAAAACCTCTTTGGTTTTGTTGTACCCAATTTTCCAATGATTTCTCATCGGATAAGGCTCTTGGAAGTTGGCTGACGACCTTATTAGAAACGCTATATACGGGCGTAATATGAGCTTCTTTATCACTCCCTATATAGGCATTGTCGTTGGCTTTTGTTTCAGAGGTTTCATCAGAAATTTCTGGTTTATCTTGTTGTAAACTGTATTTGTTCGCCAGTTGATAGGAACGCTCCATAAGTTTCATTTGGGTTTCCAAAGGGTCTTGGGGCTTGGGAGCCGTCAGTTGTTTTTTAAGCTGGTCGATTTCTTCTTGCATTTGTTTTTTTTCCTCATCAGAATCCTCCCTGTAAAAATCATCTAAGTTTCTATGAACTTTTTGGTAAGAGGTCATAGACGCATTTATGGGATCATCTTCTGGAGGTACACTTTGCGAAAAATCTCCTAAAGACTGCATTGCCATTTGCTTTTCTTTACGCTTTTGCTCTAAAAGGTCTTGTTCGTAGGCTTGTCCTTTATCTTCGGGGAGTGAAATTTCAGCCGGTTCTGGTATGAGGTCTTGCTCTACTTTTAGTTTATCATCAGAGGCATTTCCCATAAAAAATAACAGATACATACACCCCAAGAAAACTAAGCCCATCAAAGCGAAAATGAGCCATTTTTTGAGTTGTTTTCGGGTTTCTTCTCTTTGAGCTTCGCTTTGTTCTTCTTGTGCCTGTTGCTTCTCATCGGTGAGCAATACATTGTATTTTTCTGGCTCTTCTTGATTGGTTTTATTCTCTTCCATACGATTTTATTTTTAATGTAGATTAGCGTTCAACGGTTTGTATATCTTCGTTTTGTATTACTCGGAACTGCTCTATAATAAACCCTTGAGGATTGTTGTCTGAACGAACCGAATTAACTAATTGACAAGCGGTTACCAATTGCCTCTCGGTCCTATTGCTTGATCGGGTAATATATTGCTTGGCGTAGGTTTGTACTTGATAGGGATATGTGTTAAAATCGCATACAATACTATCCACTTGTATTCTTTGACGAATATTCCCCGAGATGATTCGGTTGTAATAGCCTTTTTCCGCTAAGTCATTGTAATAATTAAAGGCAGTTTTATCTGCTAAGAAAAAGGCTCTTTTCATATTGCTTTCAATAGCAGCCTTGTCAGGTGCGATATTGAAAAAGAACTCGTGAAACCGTCTGATATGCTCACGAGCTTCCACAGGACGGTTTTGTTCGGCATCTTGGGAAAGAGCTAAAATGAGGGATTTTCCATTGTCTAATACATAGATTTTTTCTCGTTGTTGTTCTGCGAAATAATACGCATAACCAATTGAAAAAAGTGTGATGACAAGGCACAGACTAGCGAAAATAATCGCATACATTCGGATTTGTTTAAATCCTGTTTCAATATTTCTTAAAATTTTAAATTCCATAATTTGATTCCATTTGAGTTTATAATATTTTAGATAGAGTAATTATGTTTCTAAATTACCCTCTGTGCTTTTATCACTATCATTATTTTCCTCTCTACTAAAAAGTTTTCCTGCAATATATCCCGCAGCTGCCCCTGCTCCTGCGGAAGCAATGTTTCCAGCTTTTTGTGCAGTTTGGTTAATATTTCTACCAAAGTTGCCCATACCTCCTGCCTGAACTACCCAGCCTGCCACTGATGGAATCGTAAAGTATCCCACGATACCAATAATCATAAAAATGATATAAACGGTATTGGAAGTGTCAGGAATAAAATCGGGGTTGGATAATTGTTCAATATCATTGGCAAGGATTAGGGTTTGCATTTTGGCAAGTAATGCACTGAATAAATCTGAAATAGGCAACCATAGATATACGCTAATATACCGAGTAAACCACTGGCTCATAGTAGATTGAAAACCGTCCCAGACGGAAAAAGCAAAGGCAATCGGTCCGAGAATAGAGAGAACGACTAAGAAAAAGGTTCGTATTGTATCAATCACCAAAGCAGCAGATTGAAAAAGAATTTCTAAGAACTCTCGGAACATATTTTTTATTTGCTGACCTATTTTATACATACTTCGTTCGGCATACATCGCTCCCGTAGTTGCTAAATCTTTGGGCGACCAACCCAATTCCTCTAACTTTTTATCAAATTCTTTATCATCGACTAAATATGAGGTTTCAGGATTTCGGAGCATCGCTTCTTTTTCTAATAGGTCTTTTTGCTCTTGTAGCTGATGTAAATTCAAAGTTTGTCCTTCTAAAATACTATGGGTTCCCGTTACGATGGGATTAAGCACAGCATTGAGCGTTCCAAGAACAATGATTGGAAAAAACATAATCGCCAGCCCAATGGCAAAAGGGCGAAGCATTGGATAAACATCAATAGGTTCTGCTCGTGCTAAGGATTGCCAGACACGCATAGCAATATAAAATAAAGCACCTAATCCGGCAATCCCACGAGCCACAGAACTCATCTGAGATGCCAAAGGCATCATCTCATCATAGAGATTGCGAAGCATCTCGTGTAGGTTGGTAAAATCAACGGCTAATATCATTGGTATAGAATTATGTTGTGAATAAATGGGAAATGATTACCAATACCTTGATTCGGTTCCATATAAATCCAATACGCGTTTGGTATCGTTTTTCTTTTTCGCTCTTAGGTAACTTACCGATATGTTCTTCTTCGTATAGTAGCGAATAAGACTATGGTATTCTTTCACTTCTTTATAGACTTGGTCAATAATATCCATTCGCTCTTTATCATTCATAGAAAGCGAAGTGGCATTGATGATTTTTTTTAAATCACCGAGTAAGCCTGAACTTTCTTCCAACAGTTTGGAATAACCAAAAGCAATGGCTTCTAATTCTTCGGGGCTAAAATTGGGGTCTTGGGTCATCTTCTTGAAGTTGGTTACATAGATTTCGGAAATATCCCCCACCATTAAGACGGTTTCTCTAACCTTTCGTGCGTCTTTCACAATGGCTTTTACTTGCTTTAAGGCATCGTAGTATTTTTTTCCCTGTTTGTAGATTTTCTCCACTTCTCTAAAGTTATTGAGTGTATTGGCAGCAGTGGAAGAAGTTTGTACGATTTCTTGAGCTGTGTTCACAATACTTTGAGCTAAGTTCCCAGGGTCGCTTACTACCCATTGGGCATTTACCGATACACTGGTGCCGATTCCTAAAACGGCTAATGTGCTAATAATAAATCGTTTCATTTATTTTTAAATTTAAAAGTTATTAAATGGGTAAAGTATTAGAATCCTAAAGACTTTCTCTTCTCTCCTGTGCTTTTTGGCGAATGGCTAATTCCAAGTTGCCATCGAGTTTTTTAGCCAATTGCATTACTTCGTATTTCTCAGATTCTTCGGTGGTATAAGCTAAATATTCTTCGGTGCTTACCTCAGTAGCATAGACTGCCGAATGGGCACCGCCTAAGCCTATCCACACCTCTTTGTACAATCGGTTAGGAGCATTGTTTTGATTGATAGAAAGAATTTGAGATTTTTCTTTTTCGGTAAGTCCAAGCATTCTTTGAATATCCTCAAACTTGTTCATATATTTCCTTTGGTCGAGCAATATTTTACAATCGGAGTTATTGATAATGGACTCTTTTACTATTGGAGAGTGAATAATATCGTCCACCTCTTGGGTTACAATTACGGCTTCACCAAAGTATTTACGAACGGTTTTAAATAGATACTTAATATACTCTGCCATTCCCTCTTTGGCGATGGCTTTCCAAGCCTCTTCAATCAATATCATTTTGCGAATCCCTTGGAGTCTTCGCATCTTATTGATAAAGACTTCCATAATGATAATGGTAACGACAGGAAACAATATCGGGTGGTCTTTAATGGCATCAATTTCAAAAACGATAAACCGCTTGTTGAGCAAATCCATTTCTTTGTCCGAATTTAAAAGATAGTCGTACTCGCCACCTTTGTAATACGGTTCTAAAACATTCAAAAAGTTCATCAAGTCAAAATCCTTTTCCCGAACATTCTTTTTTTCTAAGACCCAGTCGATAATCTTTTTTTACAAACTCATAAAAACCATTGAAGCAAGGTTGATGCTCTGGGTCATCTTTGATGTATTGGATATAGAGATTAACCGCATTAGATAGTGCTACTTCTTCTGAACGCCTTGCGGGTTCGTCTTCGCGTTTCCAAAGGGTCATAATGAGGGTTTTGATACTTTCCCTTTTTTCTATATCGAATACATTATCGTCCGTATAAAAAGGATTAAAAGCAATCGGGTTGTCTTCGGTATATGTAAAATACACGCCGTCTGTACCTTTGGTTTTAGCGTTAATCAGTTCACAAATACCTTGATAAGAATTTCCTGTATCTACCATCAATACGTGTGTGCCTTGCTCGTAATACTGGCGTACCATATGATTGGTAAAAAATGACTTCCCACTTCCTGACGGACCGAGAACGAATTTGTTTCGGTTGGTGATAATGCCCTTTTTCATCGGTAAATCCGAGATGTCCAGATGAATAGGTTTGCCTGTCAGTCTATCCGACATTTTTATTCCGAAAGGACTGGGCGAACTATGATAATTGGTTTCTTGCGTGAAGAAACATAAGGCAGGTTCTATAAAAGTGTAAAAACTTTCTTCACTCGGAAAATCCGCAGCATTTCCAGGAATACCCGCCCAATACAAAGTGGCAACATCAACTGTATTATGATGGGGTTTACATTCCATAGAAGCTAAAGCACTTCCGCAGTCATTTTTTATATTACGGAGTTCTTGCGGATTATCTGACCACGCCATAACATTAAAATGAGCCCGAATAGAAGCCTGCTTAAAAGAATGGGCTTGATTGAGATAACGGTCAATCCATTGTTTGTTAATTTGGTTTGCACGGCTGTACCGAGCGAGTGAGTGCATATTACGAGCAGACTTTTCAAATTGTTTCAAATTCTTTTCAGAGTTATCAATAAAAAGGTATTGATTATAAATATGGTTGCAACTCAATAATAAACCCACTGGACTTGCAAAGGATAGTCGGCAGTCGCTTCTATCAGTCGATAAGCCTTCGTAGCGACTATCGGGGGATACTTTGGCAGGTAAATCTTCTGTATTAGACAAGGTGTGTAAACATAGGCGTTGGTTGCCAATACGCATTTCTTCTGGCGATAGACAAATGTCTTGTAAACTTTGATGGGTGTCTGGAGTCAAACTAAAATAGCGTTCCCATAAGCCTTTGGAATTTTTATCGCCGATATAGTCTTTTTCGGTCAATCGAGTGAGTTTTAGAAATCCACTATCATTCAAGATGCGTTCAAATTGTGCAACGGCTTCTAAAAAGCGAGTGAAATGTTCCTTTTGAGTTACTTGTTTTGGAAGAAAATGCCCTTTGCAAAGAGAGGAAAAGTTACTTTGGGTTTGCATTCTCTTTTCAGTAGTTTGTGTTATGAACAGATAGCAACGATGATTTAGAAAAGGGCGTTCATTAAAATGTCTTTCGTATGAACGCGTTAAAAAACTTAGATTTTCTTTTTGAATATTAGGTTCGTAGTTTTCCTTAGTGAACCAATCTTGTTTATGTACAATACAAAAGTCGGGTAAGACTTTGACGGCTTTGTGCCACATCGAATGTAGATGATCGTAATCATTAGAAGATAAAGTAAATAATTCGGGGAGAGCAATCTCAAAACCGATACTAACATCGGCTTCTTTGGATAGCACACAAGCATCTTCAATGGCTAACAAAGGAAATTTATGCTCCAATGTTGCCGTTTTGGATATATTTCTCATATACTTTTGGATTTATGTTGTGAATTGTGTAGAAATTGCTGAATCGTTTTACGGTGGATAAGGTATTTCGGATGTCTTCTATTAGCAGCGATTTTCATCAAGCCGTGTTCGCCATATTTTCGGTTCAGCGAAAAAGTCTGCCAGATGACTAACCCCGCCAATAGGACACCGAGACCAATGGTGATGTAAGGACTTACGCCCACGATATAGAGTATCATCGTAAGTAGCAGGACACCCAATAAACCACCTGCGAAAATAAACAGGTATTGAGCTTTGAGTCCTTTGAACTCTACCGTTCTGCCGATGCCTTTATTGATGGCAAAACTCTTTTTCTTTCTTTCCATAGGACTATCGTTTATAAAAAGAAAGACCTTAGAATGGTAGCCGCTACAATCAAGAAGATACAAGCCCCAAACCACGAAGCGGCGGTTTTACTTGTATCAGGATCTCCATTGGAAAATTTATTGTACACTTTTACGCCGCCTATCAATCCTACGACTGCACCAATGGCGTAAATGAGTTTAGTAGCGGGGTCAAAGTAAGAGGTAATCATTTGTGTGGCTTCGTTGATACCACCCACGCCGTTACCTTGGGCAAATAGGACAGTTGATGCGAGGGTACAGCTCCCTAATAAGACTGTTTTAAATACATTTTGTTTTGCCATTTTTTATTGTTTTATGAATTTTTGGCAAATGTATAAGCCCTCTCTCAACGGGTTATATTCTTGGCTTGTTTTGGAATTTGGTGGCGGGGAATGGCAGTATTTAATGAATTTTTGTCACTATGAAAGGAAAAATATGATTAATTAATGTAAAGCTGGATGTCAATGTGGCGTAAATTAATACTAGGCACTATCATTGAGTACTTTAAATCAATATAATATTAACTAAATAAAATGATGAATAAAGAAGAATATCTGCAAAAAGTACTAAAAACACATAAAATGTCTCATGTAAATGAGCTATTGAAAAAATACATGAAAAAAAGACAGGAGATAAAGGAATGTCTTGAGCAAGAATATGGTAAAAGTATATATAACCCTATGAACTCAGGTTCTTATGCCAAACATACAGCTATAAATATTAAGTTTGATTTGGATATAGTTATTCCGTTCAAAAGAAATTCGTTTGCGACATTAGAGGAAATGTTTGAAAATATATATAATTTCCTTAGTGAAACATACTCTGATGTAGCTACTGTTAGAAAACAAAAGGTTTCTATAGGGATTATATTTGATGAAGACAAAGATGGTGATGTTATAAATATAGATGTTGTTCCGGGTAGAGAGTTTAATGATAATCAATATATTGAAGACAAAAAACTCAATTTATATGTAAATTCAGAATATGGACAGATACAAAAGAGTAAATATATTCAAACCAATATTCAAGCTCAAATTGACCATATAAAGGGAAAAAATAATGAAAGGAGTATCATACGCTTATTAAAAATTTGGAAAAATAGTAATAATGAGCCGTACAAATCGTTTTTCCTAGAGTTAATAACAATCAGAGCTTTTAACAAAAAAAATATTACGGGGAATTTATGGGAAAAATTGAGGTCTGTGATAGAATACATCAGAGATAATGTGGCTAATGATGGCTTTACCCTAAAAGACCCAGGGAATAGTAGTAATAATGTTGCTGATACCTTAAAATCTTGGGAAAAAGAAGCTTTAAAAAACAAAATGGAGTTAATGATATCTAATATTGAAAATAACACGGAAGCTATAAAGGTATATTTTCCTATAAATGAAAATTTTGAGGAAGAAGATAAGTATGGTTTAAAAGACTTTAAAATAGCGCCCTCAATACCCAGTAAAAGTCAACAGTTCGGATAAATAATGGGTTTTCATAATATAGAGGATATAAATCGTGTTATTACTAAAATTCATTTTGTGAAAATAATAGATGAGTTTAGTAAAGATGGGGATATTATAAGAGGAAAAGTTTTACTACAACATATAGAAGGTTTAAATAACAATTTAGAGTTTGAAGTCGTAATATATCCTCAATATCCCTTTAAACATAATGAGTCAGAAACAATAAAATTTGTTAATAAAGATTTGGTTCATTATAATCATGTAATGAAAAATGGCGAAATATGTATTCATACATTACATAGCTCTAAATTAAAACAAAAATTGATTGCTGACTTTGAATCGTTACGGGCATGGGTGGAGAAATATTATATAAACAAAGAAAATGATAGTCATTATGAACATATTGTAATAGAGGAACAACCTTTTGAAGGAGTCTATTATTCATATCAGTTTACTGATGTAGAATATTTTTTCACTAAAGGAGAATTCGGGGTGATTAACTTAATCCCTTTTAGCACAGGAATTTATAAAGGGAAAGGCATTTTAAATTCTTTAGTAAAATCTTTTCTACCCTATACAAAAGGAATAAGTATAGATAGTAAGTGGAATAATTTCTATATGAATTTAGAAGCCAAACATTATGGGCTTTTTTTATTCTTAGGAGATGTCCCCGCTCTATATAACCGATTTGCTTTTTCTAATTGGTTAGAGTTTAAAAATTGTATTCCGAAGGAGTTTCTTGATCTTCTAAATAAGCACAGATTAAAAAGTAAGAAGAATAAATCAACTCTTTTACCTATATTCTTTGGATATAATATCCCTAACGGTAAAATTCACTGGATTTCAGCAATAGTTAAACTTAATGATATGCCTATAAAAGCTGTTCCTGTAAAAAATGATAAAGGTATAAAGATTAAGGGAAAATGGGAAGGTCAACTACTTAATAAAAAAATAACTTGGGCAATAACAATTATAGGGGTTGGAGCGATAGGTAGCATTGTAGCTAAGACACTTGTAAAGTGTGGTGCTAAAAATATAGATTTGGTAGACTATGATTTGAAAGAACCTGAAAATATATGTAGATCAGAATATGAATTTATAAATGGGTTCTGTGATAAAACAGATGAATTAGTTAAAATCCTAAATGAAACCTCACCTTTTGTGAAAGTTAAATATGCCAATGAGGAATATTTCTCATATATCAAAGCGTTATATAAACTAAGAAAAGTAAAAAGCAATTATGAAAACTTCCTAAATAATTATGATATTGTATTTAACTGTTCTGCTGATAGTGATTTAATGTATGTTCTGGATGATTTAGAAC
This Riemerella anatipestifer DNA region includes the following protein-coding sequences:
- a CDS encoding DUF4133 domain-containing protein, which translates into the protein MERKKKSFAINKGIGRTVEFKGLKAQYLFIFAGGLLGVLLLTMILYIVGVSPYITIGLGVLLAGLVIWQTFSLNRKYGEHGLMKIAANRRHPKYLIHRKTIQQFLHNSQHKSKSI
- a CDS encoding DUF4134 domain-containing protein; translation: MAKQNVFKTVLLGSCTLASTVLFAQGNGVGGINEATQMITSYFDPATKLIYAIGAVVGLIGGVKVYNKFSNGDPDTSKTAASWFGACIFLIVAATILRSFFL
- a CDS encoding DUF4141 domain-containing protein, with amino-acid sequence MKRFIISTLAVLGIGTSVSVNAQWVVSDPGNLAQSIVNTAQEIVQTSSTAANTLNNFREVEKIYKQGKKYYDALKQVKAIVKDARKVRETVLMVGDISEIYVTNFKKMTQDPNFSPEELEAIAFGYSKLLEESSGLLGDLKKIINATSLSMNDKERMDIIDQVYKEVKEYHSLIRYYTKKNISVSYLRAKKKNDTKRVLDLYGTESRYW
- a CDS encoding SMODS domain-containing nucleotidyltransferase, whose amino-acid sequence is MMNKEEYLQKVLKTHKMSHVNELLKKYMKKRQEIKECLEQEYGKSIYNPMNSGSYAKHTAINIKFDLDIVIPFKRNSFATLEEMFENIYNFLSETYSDVATVRKQKVSIGIIFDEDKDGDVINIDVVPGREFNDNQYIEDKKLNLYVNSEYGQIQKSKYIQTNIQAQIDHIKGKNNERSIIRLLKIWKNSNNEPYKSFFLELITIRAFNKKNITGNLWEKLRSVIEYIRDNVANDGFTLKDPGNSSNNVADTLKSWEKEALKNKMELMISNIENNTEAIKVYFPINENFEEEDKYGLKDFKIAPSIPSKSQQFG
- a CDS encoding ThiF family adenylyltransferase — encoded protein: MKIIDEFSKDGDIIRGKVLLQHIEGLNNNLEFEVVIYPQYPFKHNESETIKFVNKDLVHYNHVMKNGEICIHTLHSSKLKQKLIADFESLRAWVEKYYINKENDSHYEHIVIEEQPFEGVYYSYQFTDVEYFFTKGEFGVINLIPFSTGIYKGKGILNSLVKSFLPYTKGISIDSKWNNFYMNLEAKHYGLFLFLGDVPALYNRFAFSNWLEFKNCIPKEFLDLLNKHRLKSKKNKSTLLPIFFGYNIPNGKIHWISAIVKLNDMPIKAVPVKNDKGIKIKGKWEGQLLNKKITWAITIIGVGAIGSIVAKTLVKCGAKNIDLVDYDLKEPENICRSEYEFINGFCDKTDELVKILNETSPFVKVKYANEEYFSYIKALYKLRKVKSNYENFLNNYDIVFNCSADSDLMYVLDDLELNTDLINLSITNHAKDLVCAFYPNIYRFVQTQFISILDNDVDDLYNPTGCWSPTFKASYNDINLLVQYALKQINFIYQENKPKNNFTLSTTFENNLEIKLTRY